A part of Streptomyces sp. NBC_00557 genomic DNA contains:
- a CDS encoding SH3 domain-containing protein, producing MSVEHAETASGGENEALTAESAVRTYPVAPGVRLNVRSGPGTNYSIIRVLTEGTRVPIFCQSPGTTVTGPYGTSNIWDNINNGEYVSDAYVQTGSDGYVASRCA from the coding sequence ATGTCTGTCGAACACGCGGAAACCGCGAGCGGCGGCGAGAACGAGGCGCTCACAGCGGAGTCTGCCGTACGCACCTACCCGGTCGCCCCGGGCGTCCGCCTGAACGTCCGCAGCGGCCCCGGCACCAACTACAGCATCATCCGGGTCCTCACCGAGGGCACCCGCGTACCGATCTTCTGCCAGTCCCCGGGTACGACGGTGACGGGTCCCTACGGCACGTCGAACATCTGGGACAACATCAACAACGGCGAGTACGTCTCCGACGCCTACGTCCAGACCGGCAGCGACGGCTACGTCGCCTCCCGCTGCGCCTGA
- a CDS encoding serine/threonine-protein kinase — protein MTPQHRPGAGAEAELPEYAGQYLLESCLGSGGMGVVHLARSTSGLKLAVKVVHAEFAKDPEFRARFRQEVAAARRVSGAFTAPVVDADPEAGRPWMATLFIPGPTLSEQVKRNGPMSAAQLRRLMAGLAEALRDIHRVGVVHRDLKPSNVLLAEDGPKVIDFGISRPTDSELRTETGKLIGTPPFMAPEQFRRPREVGPAADIFALGSVMVHAATGRGPFDSDSPYVVAYQVVHDEPDLTGVPENLAPLVLRCLAKEPAERPTPDELMRELRSVAASYDTQAFIPAQRTGDDVPSLEPAGAEPARDPAGAEPTPARRRRFGRRAALGAGALALALAGVFTALLWPGGEKGPPAQHTGVRTVSSGFAAWRAKPSATGSGMPQCVEGAGKLLCVRSGLAFALDPVRGSLLWRRLVADERTSDALAFSSGLLLLPTEGGRRVVALEPASGRPRWQREMPPHTGIRCAGSVLLVSGTDGTVTGVAGASGDTMWRRRVSGTGTPFLAHYDGDSLAYATSTSADGASTRVTALDPRTGTARWEARLEGSLQPIGSRRGSLFLLVFDPVSGDANAVVRYAPGSKPGAKAVRRVALSVPLTAPQATVRGDVVHLLATGGSLDALDLRTGSRLWHVETSVTRGSVPVASADHVYFTAPDGRLLAFDARDGSLVGQTPPRLGTNAGRVAGVVPAPLLIGSRVYATAPDGTVFAVSARDPAGW, from the coding sequence ATGACGCCACAGCACAGGCCCGGGGCGGGCGCGGAAGCGGAACTTCCGGAGTACGCCGGTCAGTACCTCCTGGAGTCCTGTCTGGGGTCCGGTGGCATGGGTGTGGTGCATCTGGCCCGCAGCACCTCCGGGCTGAAGCTCGCGGTGAAGGTCGTACACGCGGAGTTCGCGAAAGATCCCGAGTTCAGGGCCCGTTTCCGGCAGGAGGTGGCTGCGGCCCGCAGGGTGAGCGGCGCCTTCACCGCGCCCGTCGTGGACGCCGACCCGGAAGCCGGACGGCCGTGGATGGCCACGCTGTTCATTCCCGGTCCGACGCTCTCGGAGCAGGTGAAGCGGAACGGTCCGATGTCGGCGGCCCAACTGCGGCGGCTCATGGCCGGGCTCGCCGAGGCGTTGCGTGACATCCATCGGGTCGGGGTCGTGCACCGGGACCTCAAACCGAGCAACGTGCTGCTGGCCGAGGACGGGCCGAAGGTCATCGACTTCGGCATCTCCCGGCCGACGGACAGCGAACTGCGTACCGAGACGGGCAAGTTGATCGGCACGCCGCCCTTCATGGCGCCCGAGCAGTTCCGGCGGCCGCGCGAAGTGGGGCCGGCGGCGGACATCTTCGCGCTCGGCTCGGTGATGGTGCACGCGGCGACCGGGCGGGGGCCGTTCGACTCCGACAGCCCGTATGTCGTCGCGTACCAGGTCGTGCACGACGAGCCGGATCTGACCGGGGTACCGGAGAACCTCGCGCCGCTGGTGCTGCGGTGTCTCGCCAAGGAGCCCGCGGAGCGGCCGACGCCCGACGAACTCATGCGGGAACTGCGGTCGGTGGCGGCCTCGTACGACACGCAGGCGTTCATACCGGCGCAGCGCACCGGGGACGACGTGCCGTCACTGGAGCCCGCCGGCGCCGAGCCGGCGCGGGATCCCGCCGGTGCCGAGCCGACGCCCGCACGGCGCAGGCGCTTCGGCAGGCGTGCGGCCCTCGGCGCCGGGGCGCTCGCCCTCGCCCTGGCCGGTGTGTTCACCGCGCTGCTGTGGCCGGGGGGTGAAAAAGGTCCTCCGGCCCAGCACACCGGCGTCCGCACCGTCTCCTCCGGGTTCGCCGCGTGGCGGGCGAAGCCGAGCGCGACGGGCTCCGGGATGCCGCAATGCGTCGAGGGAGCCGGGAAGCTGCTCTGCGTCCGGTCCGGTCTGGCGTTCGCTCTCGATCCCGTCCGCGGTTCGCTCCTGTGGCGGCGCCTGGTCGCCGACGAACGCACCAGCGACGCTCTGGCCTTCTCGAGCGGCCTGCTGTTGCTGCCGACGGAGGGCGGCCGGCGTGTGGTGGCGCTGGAGCCCGCCTCGGGCAGGCCGCGCTGGCAGCGGGAGATGCCCCCGCACACGGGGATCCGGTGCGCCGGGTCCGTGCTCCTTGTATCCGGCACGGACGGGACGGTCACCGGGGTGGCCGGGGCGTCGGGAGACACCATGTGGCGCCGACGGGTGTCCGGGACCGGCACGCCCTTTCTGGCGCACTACGACGGCGATTCCCTGGCCTATGCGACGAGCACGTCGGCGGACGGGGCGTCCACGCGGGTCACCGCCCTGGACCCGCGCACCGGCACCGCGCGCTGGGAGGCGCGGCTGGAGGGTTCGCTGCAGCCCATCGGCAGCCGGCGCGGTTCCCTGTTCCTGCTGGTCTTCGACCCCGTCTCCGGGGACGCGAACGCCGTCGTCCGGTATGCACCGGGCTCGAAGCCGGGCGCGAAGGCCGTACGCCGTGTCGCTCTGTCCGTTCCGCTGACGGCACCCCAGGCCACCGTGCGCGGCGATGTCGTGCACCTGCTGGCGACCGGCGGCTCGCTGGACGCCCTGGACCTCCGCACCGGCTCACGGCTGTGGCACGTCGAGACGTCCGTCACCCGTGGCTCGGTGCCGGTCGCCTCAGCGGACCACGTCTACTTCACCGCGCCGGACGGGCGCCTGCTCGCCTTCGACGCACGCGACGGAAGCCTGGTGGGGCAGACACCGCCGCGGCTCGGCACGAACGCGGGCCGGGTCGCGGGAGTCGTGCCGGCCCCGCTGCTCATCGGCTCCCGCGTCTACGCCACCGCCCCCGACGGCACCGTCTTCGCCGTCTCCGCGCGGGACCCCGCAGGCTGGTGA